In one window of Helianthus annuus cultivar XRQ/B chromosome 17, HanXRQr2.0-SUNRISE, whole genome shotgun sequence DNA:
- the LOC110922064 gene encoding tubulin-folding cofactor A: MATIRNLKIKTASCKRIVKELHSYEKEVEREAAKTADMKEKGADPYDLKQQENVLAESRMMIPDCRKRLESSLADLKGILAELEEAKQKEGPEVTEAESTVADLEKLFETSES, translated from the exons ATGGCAACTATTAGAAATCTGAAAATCAAAACAGCGTCATGCAAACGTATTGTGAAGGAGCTACACTCTTACGAGAAAGAGGTTGAGAGGGAAGCAGCCAAGACGGCTGACATGAAGGAGAAGGGTGCTGATCCTTATGATCTTAAGCAACAG GAAAATGTGTTGGCGGAATCGAGGATGATGATTCCTGATTGTCGTAAACGCTTGGAGTCCTCACTAGCTGACCTAAAAGGAATACTG GCTGAGCTGGAAGAAGCAAAGCAAAAGGAAGGACCTGAAGTGACTGAAGCTGAAAGCACtgttgctgatcttgagaagttATTTGAGACATCAGAATCTTAG
- the LOC110922411 gene encoding GSH-induced LITAF domain protein, producing the protein MENKKNDAPVMGIPYNPNYHVGNNNPYQAGKIPPNAVVGDPKGVPLQQTIYRDTPAPINCVFCGTSGLTTVRSKISLAAFVGCMMPFMLGVCFLCPSMDCLWHKYHFCPHCNEKLAEFEKNDACAVVDPPSWCQQSFALPA; encoded by the exons ATGGAGAATAAGAAGAACGATGCGCCGGTGATGGGGATCCCGTACAACCCAAACTATCATGTGGGTAACAACAACCCGTATCAGGCCGGCAAGATCCCCCCTAACGCCGTCGTTGGAGATCCCAAAGGTGTTCCTCTTCAGCAGACCATTTATAGAGATACTCCTGCTCCCATTAACTGCGTTTTTTGCGGCACCTCCGGTCTCACCACCGTCAG ATCAAAAATAAGCCTGGCTGCTTTCGTTGGTTGCATGATGCCATTCATGCTTGGAGTATGCTTTCTTTGCCCTTCAATGGATTGCCTTTGGCACAAGTATCACTTTTGTCCTCACTGTAACGAGAAG CTTGCTGAATTTGAGAAGAATGATGCGTGCGCTGTGGTGGATCCTCCTAGTTGGTGTCAACAGAGTTTTGCATTGCCTGCATAA